A region of Argentina anserina chromosome 5, drPotAnse1.1, whole genome shotgun sequence DNA encodes the following proteins:
- the LOC126794820 gene encoding UDP-glucose flavonoid 3-O-glucosyltransferase 7-like: protein MYIYIYIYIYIYIPKPLLVVTDKPSSANMANEIWIVPFFGQGHLFPLMELCKHLASRNFKAVLVISSKLSSSVPSSLRQHPLVEVAEISEAPPPSDSSFPSQDPSSQPFHHPHGPHGQMAVGLEKLFSTRIESPDSVRPLCAVLDNMMSWTAEVFQKFEVPAVSFFTSGACSAAMEYAMWKAHPLDLKPGETRLLPGLPEEMAVTVSDIKRESRHPPFPMGGGGPSGSPGAGFPTHGLPPPFGGRGGPGDGFPAHGPQPPMGGPGGPGPRKMGPPKPGDQPRWLDEIEQSIGVMINTCDELEHPFIEYVSKKIEKPVWGVGPLLPEQYWKSAGSILHDREVRTNRKSNFTEDEVNEWLNTKPHGSVLYVSFGSEVGPTKEEYAILAEALEESTRPFIWVVQATAGRPPGPPPGQPGSEPEQGYFPHGLDVRVGNRGLIIHGWAPQLLILSHPSTGGFLSHCGWNSTVEAIGRGVPFLAWPIRGDQHADAKLVASYLKVGYLICEDLSETIKKEDITSGIEKLLSDGDMKQRAVRLSAKFEHGFPTSSVAALDAFGDFLRHAKKAPSH, encoded by the coding sequence atgtatatatatatatatatatatatatatatatatattcccaaGCCTTTGTTGGTTGTTACAGACAAACCCAGCTCTGCAAACATGGCAAATGAGATATGGATCGTTCCCTTCTTTGGTCAGGGCCATTTGTTCCCTTTAATGGAGCTTTGCAAGCACTTAGCTTCCAGAAACTTCAAAGCCGTTTTAGTTATCTCTTCCAAACTCTCCTCCTCCGTACCCTCATCTCTCCGTCAACACCCGCTCGTCGAAGTCGCTGAGATTTCTGAAGCACCACCACCGTCTGATTCGTCGTTTCCGTCGCAGGACCCGAGTTCTCAGCCGTTTCACCACCCCCACGGGCCCCACGGTCAGATGGCAGTCGGGCTTGAGAAGCTCTTCTCTACCCGAATCGAGAGTCCGGATTCGGTACGACCCCTTTGTGCGGTTCTTGACAATATGATGAGCTGGACTGCCGAGGTTTTTCAGAAGTTTGAGGTTCCGGCGGTCAGCTTCTTCACCTCCGGCGCTTGCTCTGCCGCCATGGAGTATGCCATGTGGAAGGCCCACCCGTTAGATCTCAAACCGGGGGAGACCCGTTTACTACCCGGGTTACCCGAAGAGATGGCTGTGACGGTCTCGGATATTAAACGAGAGTCTCGTCATCCGCCGTTCCCCATGGGTGGAGGCGGCCCTTCTGGAAGCCCGGGAGCCGGTTTCCCTACTCATGGGCTGCCACCGCCATTCGGTGGTCGTGGAGGCCCGGGAGACGGTTTTCCTGCTCATGGGCCGCAACCGCCAATGGGTGGACCCGGAGGCCCTGGCCCACGAAAGATGGGTCCGCCAAAGCCCGGAGACCAACCGCGTTGGTTAGACGAGATCGAGCAGTCTATTGGAGTGATGATCAACACGTGTGACGAGTTGGAGCATCCGTTTATCGAATACGTCTCTAAAAAGATCGAAAAACCCGTTTGGGGAGTGGGTCCGCTTTTGCCGGAACAATATTGGAAGTCTGCCGGTTCGATTCTTCACGATCGAGAAGTTCGAACCAATCGAAAATCAAACTTCACAGAAGACGAGGTGAATGAGTGGCTGAATACAAAGCCGCATGGATCGGTGCTATACGTTTCATTCGGAAGCGAGGTTGGTCCCACCAAGGAGGAGTATGCAATACTAGCTGAGGCACTAGAAGAGTCAACTCGACCATTCATATGGGTTGTCCAAGCCACAGCAGGAAGACCACCAGGCCCTCCTCCCGGCCAACCTGGTTCAGAACCGGAGCAGGGTTATTTTCCACACGGGCTAGATGTCCGCGTCGGAAACCGAGGGTTGATCATACACGGCTGGGCTCCACAGTTGTTGATTCTAAGTCATCCATCCACCGGAGGATTCTTATCGCACTGTGGGTGGAATTCTACTGTGGAAGCAATTGGTCGGGGAGTTCCATTCTTGGCATGGCCAATTAGAGGGGACCAACACGCGGACGCTAAATTGGTGGCGAGCTATCTCAAAGTTGGGTACCttatttgtgaggatttatcaGAGACAATAAAGAAGGAGGACATAACAAGTGGAATTGAGAAGCTACTAAGTGATGGAGACATGAAGCAAAGAGCTGTGAGGCTTAGTGCCAAGTTTGAGCATGGCTTCCCAACAAGTTCTGTGGCTGCTTTAGATGCCTTCGGAGACTTCCTTAGACATGCAAAAAAGGCACCTTCTCATTGA
- the LOC126794818 gene encoding protein ENHANCED DISEASE RESISTANCE 2 isoform X2: MSSKVVYEGWMVRYGRRKIGRSFIHMRYFVLESRLLAYYKRKPQDNQVPIKSLLIDGNCRVEDRGLKTHCGHMVYVLSVYNKKDKYLRMTMAAFNIQEALVWKEKIEYVIDQHQGSQPPNGNKYVSFEYKSGMDNGRTASSSDHESQFSAQDDEDDAHPSLLRRTTIGPPESIFDWTREFDSELTNQSNSNQAFSRKHWRLLQCQNGLRIFEELLEVDYLPRSCSRAMKAVGVVEATCEEIFELVMSMDGSRFEWDCSFQNGSLVEEVDGHTAVLYHRLQLDWFPMVVWPRDLCYVRYWRRNDDGSYVVLFRSREHENCGPQPGYVRAHIESGGFNISPLKSRNGRPRTQVQHLMQIDLKGWGVGYVSSFQQHCLLQVLNSVAGLREWFSQTDERNAPPRIPVMVNMSSASVSSRKGQKLLDSSVSSANRNSVMMMDEYSDEDDDFQIAEAEQEAYQNGLHSDVRKTAVEEEPADQIDLSCFSGNLRRNNNDKGRDCWTISEGNNFRVRSKHFCFDKTKIPAGKHLMDLVAVDWFKDTKRMDHVVRRQGCAAQVASEKGLFSIVFNLQVPGSTHYSMVFYFVTKQLVPGSLLQRFVDGDDEFRTSRLKLIPSVPKGSWIVRQSVGSTPCLLGKAVDCNYIRGPKYLEIDVDIGSSTVANGVLGLVTGVITTLVVDMAFLVQANTTDELPERLIGAVRVSHIELKSAIVPKLEGEPSPS, encoded by the exons ATGTCGTCCAAAGTCGTCTACGAAGGTTGGATGGTGCGTTACGGCCGGAGGAAGATCGGCCGGTCGTTTATTCACATGCGGTACTTCGTCCTCGAGTCTCGGCTTCTTGCGTACTACAAGAGAAAACCGCAAGATAATCAG GTTCCGATCAAGTCGTTGTTGATTGATGGAAATTGCAGAGTGGAGGACCGAGGATTGAAGACGCACTGTGGGCAT ATGGTATATGTTTTATCTGTTTACAACAAGAAAGATAAATACCTTCGGATGACG ATGGCAGCATTTAACATACAGGAGGCACTAGTatggaaagaaaaaattgaatATGTCATTGATCAG CAtcaaggttcacaacctccaAATGGGAACAAatatgtttcttttgaatataAATCTGGAATGGATAATGGGAGGACTGCTTCCTCATCAGACCATGAAAGTCA ATTTAGTGCCCAGGACGATGAAGATGATGCCCATCCAAGTTTGTTACGGAGAACAACAATTGG TCCGCCAGAATCTATATTTGACTGGACAAGGGAATTTGACTCAGAGTTGACAAATCAGAGCAACAGTAATCAAGCATTTTCCCGGAAGCACTGGCGTCTTCTTCAATGCCAAAATG GACTGCGCATTTTCGAAGAGCTTCTTGAAGTAGACTACCTT CCGAGGAGTTGTAGTCGAGCCATGAAAGCTGTAGGAGTGGTTGAGGCTACGTGTGAAGAAATTTTTGAGCTTGTTATGAGCATGGATGGATCACGGTTTGA GTGGGATTGTAGTTTTCAGAATGGTAGCTTAGTTGAGGAGGTAGATGGACATACGGCAGTACTATATCATAGGCTTCAGCTAGACTGGTTCCCGAT GGTTGTGTGGCCTCGTGACCTATGCTATGTGCGGTATTGGCGTCGAAATGATGATGGGAGCTATG TTGTGTTATTTCGGTCTAGGGAGCATGAGAACTGTGGTCCACAGCCAGGATATGTGCGAGCACATATTGAAA gtgGGGGATTCAACATCTCCCCTCTTAAGTCTCGAAATGGGAGACCCAGAACTCAAGTGCAGCACCTGATGCAGATTGATCTAAAGGGATGGGGTGTTGGTTATGTATCATCCTTTCAACAGCATTGTCTCCTTCAGGTGTTAAATAGTGTTGCTG GGCTGCGTGAATGGTTCTCTCAGACGGATGAAAGGAATGCTCCTCCTAGGATCCCTGTTATGGTCAATATGTCCTCAGCTTCTGTTTCTTCTCGCAAGGGTCAAAAGTTGCTTGATTCTTCTGTTAGTTCTGCAAATAGAAATTCAgtgatgatgatggatgaatactctgatgaagatgatgattttCAAATCGCCGAGGCTGAACAAGAG GCATACCAGAATGGGCTTCATAGTGATGTCAGGAAAACAG CTGTTGAAGAAGAACCAGCCGATCAAATTGATTTGTCCTGTTTTTCGGGTAATCTACGGCGCAACAATAATGATAAAGGGCGTGATTGCTGGACAATTTCAGAGGGAAACAACTTCAGAGTTCGGAGCAAACATTTTTGCTTTGACAAGACAAAG ATTCCTGCAGGAAAACATCTAATGGATCTTGTTGCTGTTGACTGGTTTAAAGATACAAAGAGAATGGACCATGTTGTAAGGCGTCAAGGATGTGCAGCACAA GTTGCCTCAGAAAAAGGACTTTTCTCTATAGTCTTTAATCTCCAA GTTCCTGGATCAACACATTACAGTATGGTATTCTATTTCGTGACAAAACAACTAGTACCTGGATCTCTGTTGCAACGTTTTGTTGATGGTGATGACGAATTTCGTACTAGTAGACTGAAGCTTATACCATCAGTTCCTAAG GGTTCATGGATTGTCCGCCAGAGTGTCGGAAGCACCCCTTGTTTGTTGGGAAAAGCTGTTGATTGCAATTACATCCGTGGTCCCAAGTACTTAGAA ATTGATGTGGACATTGGTTCCTCTACTGTTGCTAATGGTGTTTTGGGACTTGTAACTGGTGTAATTACAACATTGGTGGTTGACATGGCTTTTCTTGTACAG GCGAATACCACAGATGAATTGCCAGAGCGGCTAATTGGTGCAGTCCGTGTTTCTCATATAGAACTCAAGTCTGCCATAGTCCCAAAGCTGGAGGGAGAACCATCTCCATCATGA
- the LOC126794818 gene encoding protein ENHANCED DISEASE RESISTANCE 2 isoform X1 produces MSSKVVYEGWMVRYGRRKIGRSFIHMRYFVLESRLLAYYKRKPQDNQVPIKSLLIDGNCRVEDRGLKTHCGHMVYVLSVYNKKDKYLRMTMAAFNIQEALVWKEKIEYVIDQHQGSQPPNGNKYVSFEYKSGMDNGRTASSSDHESQFSAQDDEDDAHPSLLRRTTIGNGPPESIFDWTREFDSELTNQSNSNQAFSRKHWRLLQCQNGLRIFEELLEVDYLPRSCSRAMKAVGVVEATCEEIFELVMSMDGSRFEWDCSFQNGSLVEEVDGHTAVLYHRLQLDWFPMVVWPRDLCYVRYWRRNDDGSYVVLFRSREHENCGPQPGYVRAHIESGGFNISPLKSRNGRPRTQVQHLMQIDLKGWGVGYVSSFQQHCLLQVLNSVAGLREWFSQTDERNAPPRIPVMVNMSSASVSSRKGQKLLDSSVSSANRNSVMMMDEYSDEDDDFQIAEAEQEAYQNGLHSDVRKTAVEEEPADQIDLSCFSGNLRRNNNDKGRDCWTISEGNNFRVRSKHFCFDKTKIPAGKHLMDLVAVDWFKDTKRMDHVVRRQGCAAQVASEKGLFSIVFNLQVPGSTHYSMVFYFVTKQLVPGSLLQRFVDGDDEFRTSRLKLIPSVPKGSWIVRQSVGSTPCLLGKAVDCNYIRGPKYLEIDVDIGSSTVANGVLGLVTGVITTLVVDMAFLVQANTTDELPERLIGAVRVSHIELKSAIVPKLEGEPSPS; encoded by the exons ATGTCGTCCAAAGTCGTCTACGAAGGTTGGATGGTGCGTTACGGCCGGAGGAAGATCGGCCGGTCGTTTATTCACATGCGGTACTTCGTCCTCGAGTCTCGGCTTCTTGCGTACTACAAGAGAAAACCGCAAGATAATCAG GTTCCGATCAAGTCGTTGTTGATTGATGGAAATTGCAGAGTGGAGGACCGAGGATTGAAGACGCACTGTGGGCAT ATGGTATATGTTTTATCTGTTTACAACAAGAAAGATAAATACCTTCGGATGACG ATGGCAGCATTTAACATACAGGAGGCACTAGTatggaaagaaaaaattgaatATGTCATTGATCAG CAtcaaggttcacaacctccaAATGGGAACAAatatgtttcttttgaatataAATCTGGAATGGATAATGGGAGGACTGCTTCCTCATCAGACCATGAAAGTCA ATTTAGTGCCCAGGACGATGAAGATGATGCCCATCCAAGTTTGTTACGGAGAACAACAATTGGAAATG GTCCGCCAGAATCTATATTTGACTGGACAAGGGAATTTGACTCAGAGTTGACAAATCAGAGCAACAGTAATCAAGCATTTTCCCGGAAGCACTGGCGTCTTCTTCAATGCCAAAATG GACTGCGCATTTTCGAAGAGCTTCTTGAAGTAGACTACCTT CCGAGGAGTTGTAGTCGAGCCATGAAAGCTGTAGGAGTGGTTGAGGCTACGTGTGAAGAAATTTTTGAGCTTGTTATGAGCATGGATGGATCACGGTTTGA GTGGGATTGTAGTTTTCAGAATGGTAGCTTAGTTGAGGAGGTAGATGGACATACGGCAGTACTATATCATAGGCTTCAGCTAGACTGGTTCCCGAT GGTTGTGTGGCCTCGTGACCTATGCTATGTGCGGTATTGGCGTCGAAATGATGATGGGAGCTATG TTGTGTTATTTCGGTCTAGGGAGCATGAGAACTGTGGTCCACAGCCAGGATATGTGCGAGCACATATTGAAA gtgGGGGATTCAACATCTCCCCTCTTAAGTCTCGAAATGGGAGACCCAGAACTCAAGTGCAGCACCTGATGCAGATTGATCTAAAGGGATGGGGTGTTGGTTATGTATCATCCTTTCAACAGCATTGTCTCCTTCAGGTGTTAAATAGTGTTGCTG GGCTGCGTGAATGGTTCTCTCAGACGGATGAAAGGAATGCTCCTCCTAGGATCCCTGTTATGGTCAATATGTCCTCAGCTTCTGTTTCTTCTCGCAAGGGTCAAAAGTTGCTTGATTCTTCTGTTAGTTCTGCAAATAGAAATTCAgtgatgatgatggatgaatactctgatgaagatgatgattttCAAATCGCCGAGGCTGAACAAGAG GCATACCAGAATGGGCTTCATAGTGATGTCAGGAAAACAG CTGTTGAAGAAGAACCAGCCGATCAAATTGATTTGTCCTGTTTTTCGGGTAATCTACGGCGCAACAATAATGATAAAGGGCGTGATTGCTGGACAATTTCAGAGGGAAACAACTTCAGAGTTCGGAGCAAACATTTTTGCTTTGACAAGACAAAG ATTCCTGCAGGAAAACATCTAATGGATCTTGTTGCTGTTGACTGGTTTAAAGATACAAAGAGAATGGACCATGTTGTAAGGCGTCAAGGATGTGCAGCACAA GTTGCCTCAGAAAAAGGACTTTTCTCTATAGTCTTTAATCTCCAA GTTCCTGGATCAACACATTACAGTATGGTATTCTATTTCGTGACAAAACAACTAGTACCTGGATCTCTGTTGCAACGTTTTGTTGATGGTGATGACGAATTTCGTACTAGTAGACTGAAGCTTATACCATCAGTTCCTAAG GGTTCATGGATTGTCCGCCAGAGTGTCGGAAGCACCCCTTGTTTGTTGGGAAAAGCTGTTGATTGCAATTACATCCGTGGTCCCAAGTACTTAGAA ATTGATGTGGACATTGGTTCCTCTACTGTTGCTAATGGTGTTTTGGGACTTGTAACTGGTGTAATTACAACATTGGTGGTTGACATGGCTTTTCTTGTACAG GCGAATACCACAGATGAATTGCCAGAGCGGCTAATTGGTGCAGTCCGTGTTTCTCATATAGAACTCAAGTCTGCCATAGTCCCAAAGCTGGAGGGAGAACCATCTCCATCATGA